In Xenopus tropicalis strain Nigerian chromosome 5, UCB_Xtro_10.0, whole genome shotgun sequence, one genomic interval encodes:
- the alg3 gene encoding dol-P-Man:Man(5)GlcNAc(2)-PP-Dol alpha-1,3-mannosyltransferase isoform X1 — protein sequence MWRQVQDTEIDWKAYMDEVEGVLNGTYDYTQLKGETGPLVYPAGFVYIFSIFYYLTEQGSNIRLAQYIFAALYLLTLFFVFRIYVVTKKVPPYVFFFMCCASYRVHSIFLLRLFNDPVAMVILFFSINLLLQDHWNSACFFYSLAVSVKMNVLLLAPGLLYLLLCRFGLLHSIPKLCICAVLQVLLGLPFLLENPTGYLIRSFDFGRQFLFQWTVNWRFLPEFVFQHRAFHLALLTAHLATLLLFCVHRWPRSGQSLLALLKDPAQRKPSSHRLTANKIIFVLFSSNFLGVMFSRSLHYQFYVWYFHSLPYLLWCTGTRILPGLAKILILGLIELSWNTFPSTALSSGTLHLCHGAILLHLWFGVPPDETWAPRPTTHTPTKRKD from the exons ATGTGGAGACAAGTTCAAG ACACTGAGATCGACTGGAAAGCTTACATGGATGAAGTTGAGGGTGTGTTGAATGGCACATATGATTATACCCAGTTAAAGGGGGAGACTGGACCCCTTGT GTATCCTGCAGGATTCGTATATATTTTCAGTATATTTTACTACCTAACAGAACAAGGTAGCAACATTCGCCTGGCTCAGTACATCTTTGCTGCCCTTTATCTTCTAACACTGTTCTTTGTGTTCCGTATCTACGTCGTCACCAAGAAG gtgcccccctatgtgttttttttcatgtgcTGTGCCTCCTACAGAGTGCACTCTATCTTCTTACTGCGGCTCTTTAATGACCCTGTGGCAATGGTTATCCTTTTCTTCTCTATCAACCTCCTGCTGCAGGATCACTGGAATTCGGCATGCTTCTTCTATAG TCTGGCTGTGTCAGTTAAGATGAATGTGCTGTTGCTGGCTCCTGGATTGCTTTATCTTCTGCTCTGCCGGTTTGGCCTACTGCACTccatccccaaactttgcatttgTGCAGTACTTCAG GTGTTATTGGGCCTCCCATTCCTACTGGAAAATCCCACTGGTTACCTTATCCGCTCCTTTGATTTTGGAAGGCAATTTCTCTTTCAGTGGACAGTGAATTGGCGTTTCCTTCCAGAGTTTGTGTTTCAGCATCGAGCATTTCATCTGGCACTGCTTACAGCTCACCTTGCAACCCTTCTGCTGTTTTGTGTGCACCGTTGGCCCCG ATCTGGACAAAGTCTCTTAGCGCTACTGAAGGATCCAGCACAGAGGAAACCTTCATCACACAGGCTAACAGCAAATA AGATAATATTTGTGCTGTTCTCCAGTAACTTTCTAGGAGTAATGTTTAGTCGCTCTCTGCACTATCAGTTCTACGTGTGGTATTTTCACTCACTACCATATCTCCTGTGGTGCACTGGCACCAGAATACTTCCAGGACTTGCTAA GATTTTGATTCTTGGCCTGATTGAACTGTCTTGGAATACATTTCCCTCCACTGCACTCAGCTCAGGCACACTCCATCTGTGTCATGGAGCAATTCTCTTGCATTTATGGTTTGGTGTTCCGCCCGATGAGACATGGGCCCCTCGTCCCACAACGCATACACCTACCAAGAGAAAGGACTAA
- the alg3 gene encoding dol-P-Man:Man(5)GlcNAc(2)-PP-Dol alpha-1,3-mannosyltransferase isoform X2, translating to MAPASGVRKKGAAAGRLPGTRALTDALKGAWQNKQQLLTDPRHTALLGVFLCLAEVGVTHWVIQRVPYTEIDWKAYMDEVEGVLNGTYDYTQLKGETGPLVYPAGFVYIFSIFYYLTEQGSNIRLAQYIFAALYLLTLFFVFRIYVVTKKVPPYVFFFMCCASYRVHSIFLLRLFNDPVAMVILFFSINLLLQDHWNSACFFYSLAVSVKMNVLLLAPGLLYLLLCRFGLLHSIPKLCICAVLQVLLGLPFLLENPTGYLIRSFDFGRQFLFQWTVNWRFLPEFVFQHRAFHLALLTAHLATLLLFCVHRWPRSGQSLLALLKDPAQRKPSSHRLTANNNICAVLQ from the exons ATGGCACCGGCTAGTGGCGTTCGAAAGAAAGGTGCTGCTGCCGGCAGGCTTCCCGGGACCCGGGCACTGACTGACGCTTTGAAGGGGGCCTGGCAAAACAAACAGCAGCTACTGACGGACCCCCGGCACACCGCGTTGCTCGGTGTCTTCCTGTGCTTGGCGGAGGTGGGGGTCACCCACTGGGTCATCCAGAGAGTCCCCT ACACTGAGATCGACTGGAAAGCTTACATGGATGAAGTTGAGGGTGTGTTGAATGGCACATATGATTATACCCAGTTAAAGGGGGAGACTGGACCCCTTGT GTATCCTGCAGGATTCGTATATATTTTCAGTATATTTTACTACCTAACAGAACAAGGTAGCAACATTCGCCTGGCTCAGTACATCTTTGCTGCCCTTTATCTTCTAACACTGTTCTTTGTGTTCCGTATCTACGTCGTCACCAAGAAG gtgcccccctatgtgttttttttcatgtgcTGTGCCTCCTACAGAGTGCACTCTATCTTCTTACTGCGGCTCTTTAATGACCCTGTGGCAATGGTTATCCTTTTCTTCTCTATCAACCTCCTGCTGCAGGATCACTGGAATTCGGCATGCTTCTTCTATAG TCTGGCTGTGTCAGTTAAGATGAATGTGCTGTTGCTGGCTCCTGGATTGCTTTATCTTCTGCTCTGCCGGTTTGGCCTACTGCACTccatccccaaactttgcatttgTGCAGTACTTCAG GTGTTATTGGGCCTCCCATTCCTACTGGAAAATCCCACTGGTTACCTTATCCGCTCCTTTGATTTTGGAAGGCAATTTCTCTTTCAGTGGACAGTGAATTGGCGTTTCCTTCCAGAGTTTGTGTTTCAGCATCGAGCATTTCATCTGGCACTGCTTACAGCTCACCTTGCAACCCTTCTGCTGTTTTGTGTGCACCGTTGGCCCCG ATCTGGACAAAGTCTCTTAGCGCTACTGAAGGATCCAGCACAGAGGAAACCTTCATCACACAGGCTAACAGCAAATA ATAATATTTGTGCTGTTCTCCAGTAA
- the alg3 gene encoding dol-P-Man:Man(5)GlcNAc(2)-PP-Dol alpha-1,3-mannosyltransferase yields MAPASGVRKKGAAAGRLPGTRALTDALKGAWQNKQQLLTDPRHTALLGVFLCLAEVGVTHWVIQRVPYTEIDWKAYMDEVEGVLNGTYDYTQLKGETGPLVYPAGFVYIFSIFYYLTEQGSNIRLAQYIFAALYLLTLFFVFRIYVVTKKVPPYVFFFMCCASYRVHSIFLLRLFNDPVAMVILFFSINLLLQDHWNSACFFYSLAVSVKMNVLLLAPGLLYLLLCRFGLLHSIPKLCICAVLQVLLGLPFLLENPTGYLIRSFDFGRQFLFQWTVNWRFLPEFVFQHRAFHLALLTAHLATLLLFCVHRWPRSGQSLLALLKDPAQRKPSSHRLTANKIIFVLFSSNFLGVMFSRSLHYQFYVWYFHSLPYLLWCTGTRILPGLAKILILGLIELSWNTFPSTALSSGTLHLCHGAILLHLWFGVPPDETWAPRPTTHTPTKRKD; encoded by the exons ATGGCACCGGCTAGTGGCGTTCGAAAGAAAGGTGCTGCTGCCGGCAGGCTTCCCGGGACCCGGGCACTGACTGACGCTTTGAAGGGGGCCTGGCAAAACAAACAGCAGCTACTGACGGACCCCCGGCACACCGCGTTGCTCGGTGTCTTCCTGTGCTTGGCGGAGGTGGGGGTCACCCACTGGGTCATCCAGAGAGTCCCCT ACACTGAGATCGACTGGAAAGCTTACATGGATGAAGTTGAGGGTGTGTTGAATGGCACATATGATTATACCCAGTTAAAGGGGGAGACTGGACCCCTTGT GTATCCTGCAGGATTCGTATATATTTTCAGTATATTTTACTACCTAACAGAACAAGGTAGCAACATTCGCCTGGCTCAGTACATCTTTGCTGCCCTTTATCTTCTAACACTGTTCTTTGTGTTCCGTATCTACGTCGTCACCAAGAAG gtgcccccctatgtgttttttttcatgtgcTGTGCCTCCTACAGAGTGCACTCTATCTTCTTACTGCGGCTCTTTAATGACCCTGTGGCAATGGTTATCCTTTTCTTCTCTATCAACCTCCTGCTGCAGGATCACTGGAATTCGGCATGCTTCTTCTATAG TCTGGCTGTGTCAGTTAAGATGAATGTGCTGTTGCTGGCTCCTGGATTGCTTTATCTTCTGCTCTGCCGGTTTGGCCTACTGCACTccatccccaaactttgcatttgTGCAGTACTTCAG GTGTTATTGGGCCTCCCATTCCTACTGGAAAATCCCACTGGTTACCTTATCCGCTCCTTTGATTTTGGAAGGCAATTTCTCTTTCAGTGGACAGTGAATTGGCGTTTCCTTCCAGAGTTTGTGTTTCAGCATCGAGCATTTCATCTGGCACTGCTTACAGCTCACCTTGCAACCCTTCTGCTGTTTTGTGTGCACCGTTGGCCCCG ATCTGGACAAAGTCTCTTAGCGCTACTGAAGGATCCAGCACAGAGGAAACCTTCATCACACAGGCTAACAGCAAATA AGATAATATTTGTGCTGTTCTCCAGTAACTTTCTAGGAGTAATGTTTAGTCGCTCTCTGCACTATCAGTTCTACGTGTGGTATTTTCACTCACTACCATATCTCCTGTGGTGCACTGGCACCAGAATACTTCCAGGACTTGCTAA GATTTTGATTCTTGGCCTGATTGAACTGTCTTGGAATACATTTCCCTCCACTGCACTCAGCTCAGGCACACTCCATCTGTGTCATGGAGCAATTCTCTTGCATTTATGGTTTGGTGTTCCGCCCGATGAGACATGGGCCCCTCGTCCCACAACGCATACACCTACCAAGAGAAAGGACTAA